One window of the Mixophyes fleayi isolate aMixFle1 chromosome 6, aMixFle1.hap1, whole genome shotgun sequence genome contains the following:
- the FAM241B gene encoding protein FAM241B, which translates to MVRILANGEIVQDDDPRVRTNANRSNSRQGFFNTAGNTGTGPQQVPEEGRRQEGRSPFTDINQQLVNMGFPRWNLGSQVVEPVMSILFLFLILMMGVRGLLLVGLIYIVSHLSQR; encoded by the exons ATGGTGCGAATTTTGGCAAACGGTGAAATTGTCCAGGATGATGATCCTCGTGTGAGGACAAACGCCAACCGCAGCAATTCTCGTCAG GGATTTTTTAACACCGCAGGAAATACTGGAACAGGACCGCAGCAAGTTCCAGAAGAAGGGAGGCGGCAGGAGGGGCGCTCCCCTTTCACTGACATTAACCAGCAGTTGGTGAACATGGGTTTCCCACGCTGGAACCTTGGAAGTCAAGTGGTAGAGCCAGTCATGTCCattctcttcctcttcctcattcTAATGATGGGTGTCCGCGGCTTGCTCCTCGTTggcttaatatatattgtatcacaCCTCAGCCAGCGGTAA